One genomic region from Henningerozyma blattae CBS 6284 chromosome 2, complete genome encodes:
- the ISY1 gene encoding Isy1p (similar to Saccharomyces cerevisiae ISY1 (YJR050W); ancestral locus Anc_1.486) — MSRNIDKANSILATYQEQQAEKNTGYKDYSRFKRPKNVNKINSIEESNQWKNQVVREIKQKIDRMYDLTLNDTQLLEINDEINELIIELNKWNYHITNHLLKKKSNQKKIWFHHFY; from the coding sequence ATGAGTAGAAATATAGATAAGGCAAATTCAATCTTGGCAACATACCAAGAACAACAAgctgaaaaaaatactgGTTATAAAGATTATTCTAGATTTAAAAGGCCTAAAAATGTTAACAAGATTAATTCTATTGAAGAATCAAACCAATGGAAAAACCAAGTAGTAAGagaaattaaacaaaagatAGATAGAATGTATGATTTAACATTAAATGATActcaattattagaaattaatgatgaaataaatgaattgattatcgaattaaataaatggAATTATCATATAACAAATCatctattgaaaaaaaaatcaaatcaaaaaaaaatatggttccaccatttttattag
- the TBLA0B02130 gene encoding alkene reductase, producing the protein MPFVQHFKPVPLKNTNCFKPIQIGTTQLKHRIVMPPLTRMRSTSPGNVPTEMMIEYYDQRSKYPGTMIITEGVFISAQAGGYDNAPGIWSSDQLKIWGKIFAQIHKNGSFVWPQLWVLGRQAIPTNMKRDGLRYDSSSDLLNDNDQFGQLAKAHDIKLHSITEEEIQQYIKEYVDAAKKSISVGADGVEIHSANGYLLNQFLDPICNKRNDKYGGNIENRCRFALEVVDALTEAIGHERVGIRLSPFGVYGGMSGANDSTLLATFAYLIGELEKRAKDGKRIAYIHLMEPRVTDASLEEGKGANEDVSNEFVYSIWKGKVIRSGNIALFPEVATEMVNDDRTLVAHGRFFIANPDLVERLENGLPLTKYDRSTFYTQGKEGYTDYPTYKEAMGLGWKL; encoded by the coding sequence ATGCCATTCGTTCAACATTTCAAACCAGTTCCTTTGAAAAATACCAATTGTTTCAAACCAATTCAAATTGGTACTACTCAATTAAAGCATCGTATTGTGATGCCTCCATTGACTCGTATGAGATCTACTTCCCCAGGTAATGTCCCTACTGAGATGATGATTGAGTATTACGATCAAAGATCTAAATATCCTGGTACTATGATTATTACTGAAGGTGTATTTATTTCAGCTCAAGCTGGTGGTTATGATAATGCACCAGGTATTTGGTCATCagatcaattgaaaatttggGGAAAAATTTTTGCTCAAATTCATAAGAATGGATCATTTGTTTGGCCTCAATTATGGGTATTGGGTAGACAAGCCATTCCTACAAATATGAAAAGAGATGGACTAAGATATGATTCTTCATCTGACTTGTTAAATGACAATGATCAATTTGGTCAATTAGCAAAGGCTcatgatattaaattgcATAGTATTACTGAGGAAGAGATTCAACAATATATCAAAGAATATGTAGATGCTGCAAAGAAGAGTATCAGTGTTGGAGCCGATGGTGTCGAGATCCATTCAGCCAACGGGTATCTATTGAATCAATTTCTTGATCCAATTTGTAACAAGAGAAATGACAAGTATGGTGGTAATATCGAAAACAGATGTAGATTTGCCTTGGAAGTTGTAGACGCCTTGACAGAAGCGATTGGCCATGAACGTGTAGGTATTAGATTATCACCATTTGGTGTCTATGGGGGTATGTCTGGTGCTAATGATAGCACTTTGTTAGCTACCTTTGCATATTTAATCGgagaattggaaaaaagAGCCAAAGATGGTAAACGTATTGCATATATCCATCTAATGGAACCAAGAGTCACAGATGCTAGTCTTGAAGAAGGTAAGGGGGCCAATGAAGATGTTTCTAATGAGTTTGTATATTCTATTTGGAAGGGTAAGGTGATTCGCTCTGGTAATATAGCATTGTTCCCAGAAGTGGCTACTGAAATGGTCAATGATGATCGTACATTAGTGGCTCATGGTAGATTTTTCATTGCCAACCCAGATCTTGTAGAGAGATTAGAAAACGGGTTGCCATTGACTAAGTATGATAGAAGTACATTTTATACACAGGGCAAAGAAGGCTATACGGATTATCCTACATACAAGGAAGCAATGGGTCTTGGATGGAAGTTGTAG
- the TBLA0B02140 gene encoding uncharacterized protein (similar to Saccharomyces cerevisiae GDA1 (YEL042W); ancestral locus Anc_1.485), whose amino-acid sequence MLHLKTLRLSLGAVVLLSTFYLLFVYSNGNAILETTAKPRTKSNATTFKQNSSKDLYSLHITSSEKLKNVNDMENFNIQRTEHSRDLIDRDSLLYSAKQQSQQWIIIVTQEIGESVSHIYKYDTASQPAKLVEKFSSRLDLELVDLSSNLRRSNAGLIRHMEYLLQEIPVEYRDLTPIVIKTNPILRDNGESLEDCATVMESIRDFMEQFPTFIPIKGDGISIIDDLEKVSYKWLGLSFLQRHRAGNNIIIDSTDDSISMAFPMEKDTHQLDKRNFFNYEDLKLFRMANDKFALTQIRNLINSKLLQDAIQSNTIDATRNNSPQDLETPCLPPNAILPNNLVQLPNGKKYSINFIGSKDNNNGEDCKFLIQDLLFSSNSKPFLPQDIAQSKIIPSKLSHQSGDIYLLSNFYKIFQPLLNFSNQPLNGFTLEDVMELTKKVCNNEFMLSHSTDIKDEFYEKLINDSNWCLDLSYHTSLLNKGYGIPLDQKLNVIDTIHDHQIDWALGVSLPLLNPTNWI is encoded by the coding sequence ATGCTACATCTTAAAACACTAAGGTTATCTCTAGGAGCCGTGGTATTGCTATCCACGTTCTATCTGTTGTTTGTATATTCTAATGGTAATGCCATACTCGAAACGACGGCAAAGCCAAGGACAAAATCAAATGCAACGACGTTTAAACAAAACTCATCAAAAGATTTATACAGTTTACATATTACTTCtagtgaaaaattgaaaaatgttaatgatatggaaaatttcaatattcaaAGAACTGAACACTCGAGAGATCTCATTGATCGAGATTCTCTCTTGTATTCCGCAAAACAACAATCTCAACAGTGGATCATTATCGTGACTCAAGAGATTGGGGAAAGTGTTTCccatatttataaatatgataCAGCTTCACAACCAGCCAAACTTGTGGAAAAATTCTCTTCAAGGCTAGATTTGGAACTAGTAGATTTGTCATCCAATTTGAGACGTTCCAATGCCGGGTTGATAAGACATATGGAATATTTGTTACAAGAGATTCCCGTCGAGTATAGAGACTTGACCCCCATTGTGATAAAGACGAATCCTATTTTGAGGGATAATGGTGAGAGTTTAGAAGATTGTGCCACCGTGATGGAATCAATTAGAGATTTCATGGAACAGTTCCCCACATTTATCCCCATCAAAGGTGACGGGATTTCGATTATAGACGATTTAGAAAAGGTTAGTTATAAATGGTTAGGTTTGTCATTTTTGCAAAGACACAGAGCAGGGAACAATATAATCATAGACTCTACAGATGATTCTATATCTATGGCTTTCCCCATGGAAAAAGATACCCATCAATTAGATAAGAGGAACTTTTTCAACTATGAAGActtgaaattatttagaaTGGCAAATGATAAGTTTGCTCTTACTCAGAttagaaatttaattaattccaaattattacaaGATGCTATTCAATCAAATACTATTGATGCTACTCGGAATAATTCTCCACAAGATTTAGAAACCCCTTGCCTTCCACCAAATGCAATCTTACCAAACAATTTAGTACAATTACCCAAtggtaaaaaatattcGATAAATTTCATTGGTTCCAAAGATAACAATAACGGTGAAGACTGTAAGTTTCTCATCCAAGATCTCTTATTCTCTTCCAACTCTAAACCTTTCTTACCACAAGATATTGCTCAATCCAAGATCATCCCTTCAAAATTATCTCACCAGAGCGGGGATATATACCTGCTATCTAACTTCtataaaattttccaaCCATTATTAAACTTCTCCAATCAGCCATTAAATGGATTCACATTAGAAGATGTAATGGAATTGACTAAAAAAGTTTGCAACAATGAATTTATGTTAAGTCATTCTACAGATATCAAGGATGAATTCTAcgaaaaattaatcaacGATTCCAATTGGTGCCTAGATCTTTCATACCATACTTCTCTATTGAACAAAGGTTATGGGATCCCATTggatcaaaaattaaatgttaTTGATACCATACATGACCACCAAATCGATTGGGCTTTGGGTGTATCCTTACCATTATTAAACCCAACTAATTGGATTTGA